A window of Panicum virgatum strain AP13 chromosome 8K, P.virgatum_v5, whole genome shotgun sequence contains these coding sequences:
- the LOC120644693 gene encoding transcription factor MYB60-like — MGRPPCCDNGVGVKKGPWTPEEDIVLVSYIQQHGPGNWRSVPENTGLMRCSKSCRLRWTNYLRPGIKRGNFTPHEEGIIIHLQALLGNKWAAIASYLPQRTDNDIKNYWNTHLKKKVKRLQQPADTFQTAPSNAVTSPNYYSPTTSSSHHGLQAGLQPMNNYPNTTCTSAPSNNETGAISNLFQTWMRPSPAAAANCKVTMQEFQEEQDAAASILCKDQIVMTGDVSKSSALEMVVAPVMGASTATFSLLEDWLLDDMPGQAMDGLMGISAGCCADPIMF; from the exons ATGGGGAGGCCGCCGTGCTGCGACAACGGCGTCGGCGTCAAGAAGGGGCCGTGGACGCCGGAGGAGGACATCGTCCTCGTCTCCTACATCCAGCAGCACGGCCCCGGGAACTGGCGCTCCGTGCCCGAGAACACAG GGTTGATGAGGTGCAGCAAGAGCTGCAGGCTGAGGTGGACGAACTACCTTAGGCCTGGGATCAAGCGCGGGAACTTCACTCCTCATGAGGAAGGGATCATCATCCACCTTCAGGCGCTGCTTGGCAACAA GTGGGCAGCCATAGCCTCCTACCTCCCTCAAAGAACCGACAACGACATCAAGAACTACTGGAACACACACCTCAAGAAGAAGGTGAAGCGGCTGCAACAGCCAGCTGACACCTTCCAAACCGCTCCCTCCAATGCAGTCACCAGTCCAAACTACTACAGCCCTACTACTAGCAGCAGCCACCACGGCCTTCAAGCAGGCCTTCAGCCCATGAACAACTACCCGAACACCACCTGCACCAGTGCTCCGAGCAACAATGAGACTGGTGCCATCTCCAACCTCTTCCAGACATGGATGAGGCcatcaccagcagcagcagctaactGCAAGGTCACCATGCAAGAGtttcaggaagaacaagacgcTGCAGCTTCCATCCTTTGCAAGGATCAGATTGTGATGACCGGCGATGTCAGTAAGTCATCGGCATTGGAGATGGTGGTGGCGCCGGTGATGGGAGCGAGCACTGCTACCTTCTCGCTGCTTGAGGATTGGCTGCTCGATGACATGCCCGGGCAGGCCATGGATGGGCTCATGGGCATCTCTGCCGGCTGCTGTGCAGATCCCATCATGTTCTAG
- the LOC120644694 gene encoding actin-related protein 2/3 complex subunit 5A-like yields MASSAAYPDADENLEAIITRIEQKSRKIETLLKQSKPVEALKTALEWSPLKIRDERCKSANWIVVHRAMMAIRDVDGMFNSLDPEYYDILMKYLYRGLSTGDRPTCDQCLKIHEKLTEKAGLGCILRSLADTVNTV; encoded by the exons ATGGCTTCCTCGGCGGCGTACCCCGACGCGGACGAGAATCTTGAGGCCATCATCACCCGCATCGAGCAGAAGTCCCGCAAGATCGAGACCCTCCTCAAGCA gtCGAAGCCGGTGGAAGCCCTGAAGACGGCGCTCGAGTGGTCGCCCCTCAAGATCCGCGACGAGCGATGCAAG TCGGCGAACTGGATCGTGGTGCACCGGGCGATGATGGCGATCAGGGACGTCGACGGCATGTTCAACTCCCTAGATCCCGAGTACTACGACATCCTGATGAA GTACCTTTATAGAGGATTATCGACAGGGGACAGGCCAACTTGTGACCAGTGCCTCAAAATTCATGAAAAACTGACTGAGAAAGCAGGCTTAGGATGTATATTGCGGTCGCTTGCCGATACTGTAAACACTGTATGA